The genome window GGTAATGCCATACCGAAAGCAATAATCATAAATGGCATAATGTACATCATTATTTTCATTTGAGGGTTATCCATCGCTGGGCCCGTACGTAAAACGATAAATTGAATTAAACCAGCAATAATTGCTAATGCCGGTGCAGGTTCTGCTAACGGGAAAATAAAGAAATTCCCTAAATCGTAAGCAGGTGTAGCATTCATACGACTAATCGCATGGTAGAAACCCATTAAAATTGGCATTTGAATGAATACAGGTAAACATCCAGCAAGTGGATTGACACCAGACTCACTCATAAGCTGCATCATCTCTTTTTGATACTGTTGCTGTGTCTGTGCATCCTTAGAAGCATACTTCTTTTGCAATTCCTTCAATTTCGGCTGAATTTCTTGCATTTTTTTAGAGCTCTTTGTTTGTTTAATCATCAATGGAAGTATTGCTAAACGAATGATAATCGTTACAATAATGATCCCCCATGCATATGAACCGAGCATATCAGCAAAGTATTTAATCGCTGATACTAAAGGCCAAACAATGAATTCATTCCAGAAGCCTGTGCTTTCTTTGGAGATTGGTTCTTTGAATTCTGTACAACCAGATAGTAGTAATACTACTGAAGCTAGCGACAAAATTACCCAAAGTTGTTTCTTCAACC of Lysinibacillus agricola contains these proteins:
- the yidC gene encoding membrane protein insertase YidC, translating into MKKQLWVILSLASVVLLLSGCTEFKEPISKESTGFWNEFIVWPLVSAIKYFADMLGSYAWGIIIVTIIIRLAILPLMIKQTKSSKKMQEIQPKLKELQKKYASKDAQTQQQYQKEMMQLMSESGVNPLAGCLPVFIQMPILMGFYHAISRMNATPAYDLGNFFIFPLAEPAPALAIIAGLIQFIVLRTGPAMDNPQMKIMMYIMPFMIIAFGMALPAALPLYWVIGNIISIAQNLFIYKPWKKDKTQPAQNGGAQK